The following are from one region of the Streptomyces changanensis genome:
- a CDS encoding SpoIIE family protein phosphatase, whose translation MSSEGGGAAGAPGLRADPAGGAPGAAWPPGGAPPAAGRALMFAGARLAAVYAPSRGGRELRLVGPVGESGVPPEWPAGYAVSGRSAVADAYRGGRALWLGPDEPAERRAAVPGTVAADASLGVLPIGADDRRLGCLVVVDGTGEGFDTDRRAFLELYAEQVAARIEAGAAPGAAVGPGMTATPGAAAPGAAPGGIGAAGRPGAVPVAEGGRVHGGLLPDHALTTGPLGSFTLALHTGRITADPSMLELVDIDPGEFDGRVETLLAHAVPDDLPTLMSLVEPGKGAPASRELEFRVRRPTGELRWLRLRCRVLEDPAGRPERVLGVVVDASSLRPETDEVALVQRLSAALAATMTARDVALAVVEALRDPLVGADRVAVAGLEADRLVVTVLDPPDPAAWPDIWRSEWRSEWPDTPLRALPTLATALREVRVGLCPAGAELEPALEGVGPGGLALLPLPAEGRVIGACLAGWDTPHEFGAEERSLLTATAGLVGQALRRAHAFDAQHELATTLQRSLLPRRLPALAGGVAVARYLPAMVGLEVGGDWYDVIPLSDSRVGLVIGDVQGHSAGAATIMGQIRTAIRAYAVEGHPPDVVVSHANRLLVGMETDLFATCCYVELDMEEGDAWIVRAGHLAPLLRHPDGATEEIDTEGGLPLGILADADYPITAAGLVPGTVLALLTDGLVESAALHLEDGMRRMRGLLAAADPSDAGRMADGLLGDGSRRDDDVALLLLRYDGTSVRPIRAGWTVWRLPDAVMHARRFTARTLRGWGVAEEADAALLVVSELVTNALIHTQGPVRLDLTLAGDRMRIAVTDASPRAPAKPVVADWESTGGRGLLLVEAMSATWGSVPVSGGKQVWSEFVVDPAPGPVDAGAGAAPPGGP comes from the coding sequence GTGTCCAGCGAGGGTGGCGGCGCGGCTGGGGCTCCGGGACTGCGGGCGGACCCCGCGGGCGGCGCCCCCGGTGCCGCCTGGCCGCCCGGTGGCGCGCCCCCGGCCGCCGGGCGGGCGCTGATGTTCGCCGGGGCGAGACTGGCGGCGGTGTACGCGCCGAGCCGGGGCGGCAGGGAGCTGCGGCTCGTCGGACCGGTGGGGGAGTCGGGCGTGCCGCCGGAGTGGCCCGCCGGCTACGCCGTGTCCGGGCGGTCGGCCGTGGCCGACGCGTACCGCGGCGGCCGCGCCCTGTGGCTCGGCCCGGACGAGCCGGCGGAGCGCCGCGCGGCCGTCCCGGGGACGGTCGCCGCCGACGCCTCGCTGGGCGTGCTCCCGATCGGCGCGGACGACCGACGCCTCGGCTGCCTGGTCGTGGTCGACGGTACCGGCGAGGGCTTCGACACCGACCGGCGCGCCTTCCTGGAGCTGTACGCCGAACAGGTCGCCGCCCGGATCGAGGCGGGCGCCGCCCCCGGCGCGGCGGTCGGCCCCGGTATGACGGCCACCCCCGGCGCGGCGGCGCCCGGCGCCGCGCCGGGGGGGATCGGCGCCGCGGGCCGGCCGGGCGCGGTCCCGGTGGCGGAAGGAGGGCGGGTCCACGGCGGCCTGCTGCCCGACCACGCCCTCACCACCGGACCGCTCGGCTCGTTCACCCTCGCCCTCCACACCGGCCGCATCACCGCGGACCCGTCGATGCTGGAGCTGGTCGACATCGACCCCGGGGAGTTCGACGGCCGCGTCGAGACGCTCCTCGCCCACGCCGTCCCCGACGACCTGCCCACCCTCATGTCCCTCGTCGAGCCCGGCAAGGGCGCCCCGGCCAGCCGCGAGCTGGAGTTCCGGGTCCGCCGGCCCACCGGCGAACTGCGCTGGCTGCGGCTGCGCTGCCGGGTGCTGGAGGACCCGGCGGGACGGCCCGAGCGGGTCCTCGGCGTCGTCGTCGACGCGTCCTCGCTGCGCCCGGAGACCGACGAGGTCGCACTCGTCCAGCGGCTGTCGGCCGCCCTCGCCGCCACGATGACCGCCCGCGACGTCGCCCTCGCCGTCGTCGAGGCGCTGCGCGACCCGCTCGTCGGAGCCGACCGCGTCGCCGTCGCCGGACTGGAGGCCGACCGGCTCGTCGTCACCGTCCTCGACCCGCCCGATCCCGCCGCCTGGCCGGACATCTGGCGCTCCGAGTGGCGCTCCGAATGGCCCGACACCCCGCTGCGCGCGCTGCCCACCCTCGCCACCGCGCTCCGCGAGGTCCGGGTCGGCCTCTGCCCGGCGGGCGCGGAGCTCGAACCGGCGCTGGAGGGCGTCGGACCCGGCGGGCTGGCCCTCCTGCCGCTGCCGGCCGAGGGCCGTGTCATCGGTGCGTGCCTCGCCGGCTGGGACACGCCGCACGAGTTCGGCGCCGAGGAGCGGTCCCTGCTCACCGCGACCGCCGGACTGGTCGGCCAGGCCCTCCGGCGCGCCCACGCCTTCGACGCCCAGCACGAACTCGCCACGACCCTCCAGCGCAGCCTGCTGCCCCGCCGGCTCCCCGCCCTCGCCGGCGGCGTCGCCGTGGCCCGCTACCTGCCCGCCATGGTCGGCCTGGAGGTGGGCGGCGACTGGTACGACGTCATCCCCCTGTCCGACAGCCGCGTCGGGCTCGTCATCGGGGACGTCCAGGGCCACAGCGCCGGGGCGGCCACCATCATGGGCCAGATCCGCACGGCCATCCGGGCGTACGCGGTGGAGGGCCATCCGCCGGACGTCGTCGTCTCCCACGCCAACCGGCTCCTCGTCGGCATGGAGACCGACCTCTTCGCCACCTGCTGCTACGTCGAGCTCGACATGGAGGAGGGCGACGCCTGGATCGTCCGCGCCGGGCACCTCGCCCCGCTGCTGCGCCACCCGGACGGCGCCACGGAGGAGATCGACACCGAGGGCGGCCTCCCGCTCGGCATCCTCGCCGACGCCGACTACCCGATCACCGCCGCCGGGCTCGTCCCCGGCACGGTCCTCGCCCTCCTCACGGACGGGCTCGTCGAGTCCGCCGCCCTCCACCTGGAGGACGGCATGCGCCGGATGCGCGGGCTGCTGGCGGCGGCCGACCCGTCCGACGCCGGGCGCATGGCCGACGGGCTCCTCGGCGACGGCTCCCGCCGCGACGACGACGTGGCGCTGCTCCTCCTGCGCTACGACGGGACGAGCGTCCGGCCCATCCGGGCCGGGTGGACCGTGTGGCGGCTGCCGGACGCCGTCATGCACGCCCGCCGCTTCACCGCCCGCACCCTGCGAGGCTGGGGGGTGGCCGAGGAGGCCGACGCCGCCCTGCTCGTCGTCTCCGAACTGGTCACCAACGCACTGATCCACACCCAGGGCCCCGTCCGGCTCGACCTCACGCTCGCGGGCGACCGGATGCGGATCGCCGTGACCGACGCCTCGCCGCGGGCCCCCGCCAAACCGGTCGTCGCCGACTGGGAGTCCACCGGGGGACGGGGGCTGCTGCTGGTCGAGGCCATGTCGGCGACCTGGGGCTCGGTGCCGGTCAGCGGCGGCAAGCAGGTGTGGAGCGAGTTCGTCGTCGACCCCGCGCCCGGGCCCGTGGACGCGGGCGCAGGTGCCGCCCCGCCGGGCGGTCCGTGA
- a CDS encoding TVP38/TMEM64 family protein, which yields MLQTAVRPPAGPAPRRARLLVSPGARLALLVCLLAGGAAAVVAYEPHRLLADGGWPPQLGVAGAAVLFGVAYGLCTAAFVPRPVLNLAAGALFGTQAGLAAAVGGTVLGAGIAFALGRALGRDALRPYLRGRWLAAADGQLSRHGFRSTLAIRLFPGVPFAAANYCAAISRMGYLPFLAGTGLGCVPNTAAYVVAGAQAASPTSPAFLASAGFIVVSALAGALVAWRKRHRLRAAPAS from the coding sequence ATGCTCCAGACCGCCGTCCGGCCCCCGGCCGGTCCCGCCCCGCGCCGTGCCCGCCTCCTGGTGTCGCCCGGTGCGCGCCTGGCCCTCCTGGTCTGCCTGCTCGCGGGCGGAGCGGCGGCCGTCGTCGCGTACGAGCCGCACCGGCTGCTGGCGGACGGCGGCTGGCCGCCGCAGCTGGGCGTCGCCGGCGCGGCGGTCCTCTTCGGGGTCGCGTACGGCCTGTGCACCGCCGCCTTCGTGCCGAGGCCCGTGTTGAACCTGGCGGCGGGGGCCCTGTTCGGTACGCAGGCCGGGCTGGCGGCGGCCGTCGGCGGGACCGTCCTGGGGGCCGGCATCGCGTTCGCGCTCGGCCGGGCGCTGGGCCGGGACGCGCTGCGCCCGTACCTGCGCGGCCGCTGGCTGGCGGCGGCGGACGGGCAGCTCAGTCGGCACGGCTTCCGCTCGACGCTGGCGATCCGGCTCTTCCCCGGCGTCCCCTTCGCCGCCGCCAACTACTGCGCGGCGATCTCCCGCATGGGTTACCTCCCCTTCCTCGCGGGCACGGGTCTGGGATGCGTACCGAACACTGCGGCCTATGTGGTCGCCGGGGCCCAGGCGGCGTCGCCGACGTCCCCCGCGTTCCTCGCCTCCGCCGGGTTCATCGTCGTGAGCGCGCTGGCCGGTGCGCTGGTCGCCTGGCGCAAGCGGCACCGGTTGCGCGCGGCACCCGCCTCCTGA
- a CDS encoding DUF4442 domain-containing protein: protein MSETLPNIGEMLLATVPMAKTLNLEVVEATADRAVLRLPDQRDFHNHVGGPHAGAMFTLGESASGAIVIGAFGDQMGRAVPLAVNAEIGYKKLAMGVVTATATLGRTRDEVIAELDAGQRPEFPVHIAITREDGAVTGEMTITWTLRPQS, encoded by the coding sequence ATGTCCGAGACGCTGCCGAACATCGGCGAGATGCTGCTGGCCACGGTTCCCATGGCCAAGACCCTGAACCTGGAGGTCGTCGAGGCGACCGCCGATCGCGCCGTGCTGCGCCTCCCCGACCAGCGGGACTTCCACAACCACGTCGGGGGCCCGCACGCCGGCGCCATGTTCACGCTCGGCGAGTCGGCCAGCGGCGCCATCGTCATCGGCGCCTTCGGGGACCAGATGGGGCGGGCCGTCCCGCTCGCCGTCAACGCGGAGATCGGCTACAAGAAGCTCGCCATGGGCGTGGTCACCGCCACCGCCACGCTGGGCCGCACCCGCGACGAGGTCATCGCCGAACTCGACGCGGGGCAGCGCCCCGAGTTCCCCGTACACATCGCGATCACGCGTGAGGACGGCGCGGTCACGGGCGAGATGACCATCACCTGGACGCTGCGTCCGCAGTCCTGA
- a CDS encoding acyltransferase has product MPSSRNTFSFASLAAWRRRALSAAVHRGWRWVQQTGAVTAERPGPLRFRRIGAGTKLAFPQGAVFGEAWIELGECCIIGEQVTLSAGMLPGLDLGPDPVVTLGDGVVLGRGSHVVADAPVTIGRDTFCGPYVYITSTNHSYDDPHEPIGRQWPRSAPVEIGPGCWLGTGAVVLPGARLGRNVVVAAGAVVRGEVPDHAVVAGAPARVVRRWDADTGWQPPLRTPPPVPIPDHVTAAQLAALAHWEGR; this is encoded by the coding sequence GTGCCCAGCAGCAGAAACACGTTCTCGTTCGCGTCGCTCGCCGCCTGGCGCCGCCGGGCGCTGTCGGCCGCGGTGCACCGGGGCTGGCGCTGGGTGCAGCAGACCGGCGCGGTGACGGCCGAACGGCCGGGTCCCCTGCGCTTCCGGCGCATCGGCGCCGGCACGAAGCTGGCCTTCCCCCAGGGCGCGGTCTTCGGCGAGGCGTGGATCGAGCTGGGCGAGTGCTGCATCATCGGCGAGCAGGTGACCCTCAGCGCCGGCATGCTGCCCGGCCTCGACCTCGGCCCCGACCCCGTGGTGACCCTCGGCGACGGCGTGGTCCTCGGGCGGGGCAGCCACGTGGTGGCGGACGCGCCCGTGACGATCGGCCGCGACACCTTCTGCGGACCGTACGTCTACATCACCTCGACCAACCACAGCTACGACGACCCGCACGAGCCGATCGGCCGGCAGTGGCCGCGCTCCGCCCCCGTGGAGATCGGCCCCGGCTGCTGGCTCGGCACGGGGGCGGTGGTCCTGCCGGGCGCGCGCCTCGGCCGGAACGTCGTCGTCGCCGCCGGGGCCGTCGTGCGGGGCGAGGTGCCGGACCACGCCGTGGTCGCCGGGGCGCCGGCCCGCGTCGTACGCCGCTGGGACGCCGACACCGGGTGGCAGCCCCCGCTGCGCACGCCGCCGCCGGTACCGATTCCGGACCACGTCACAGCGGCGCAGCTCGCGGCACTGGCCCACTGGGAAGGCCGCTGA
- a CDS encoding spermidine synthase codes for MTEPLPVLRAVDGGTAKLMPDIDRERAWLLTVDGAPQSYVDLDDPTHLEFEYARRLAHVVDAAAHEGAPLDVVHLGGGALTLPRYVAVTRPGSRQDVVEADRGLLALVEEHLPVPEGAGITVHGADAREWLAAAPADSADIVVGDVFGGSRVPAHLTSVEYAREVERVLRPGGCYVANLADGAPFAFLRSQLATFAALFGELALVAEPAVLRGRRFGNAVLVASHAPLDTARLTRRAAADAFPARVEHGEALARLVGDARVVGDADAVASPEPPGGAFGIG; via the coding sequence GTGACCGAGCCCCTCCCCGTCCTGCGCGCCGTCGACGGCGGCACCGCCAAGCTGATGCCGGACATCGACCGGGAGCGGGCGTGGCTGCTGACCGTCGACGGCGCGCCCCAGTCGTACGTCGACCTCGACGACCCCACGCATCTGGAGTTCGAGTACGCTCGCCGGCTCGCCCACGTCGTGGACGCCGCGGCCCACGAGGGCGCCCCCCTCGACGTCGTGCACCTGGGGGGAGGCGCCCTCACCCTGCCCCGGTACGTCGCGGTGACGCGGCCCGGCTCGCGGCAGGACGTCGTCGAGGCGGACCGGGGGCTGCTGGCGCTGGTGGAGGAGCACCTGCCCGTCCCGGAGGGCGCCGGCATCACCGTGCACGGAGCGGACGCGCGGGAGTGGCTCGCGGCGGCGCCCGCGGACTCGGCGGACATCGTCGTCGGCGACGTGTTCGGTGGCTCGCGCGTCCCCGCGCACCTGACCTCCGTCGAGTACGCGCGGGAGGTCGAGCGGGTGCTGCGGCCGGGCGGCTGCTACGTCGCGAACCTCGCCGACGGGGCGCCGTTCGCCTTCCTGCGCTCCCAGCTCGCCACGTTCGCGGCCCTCTTCGGCGAGCTCGCGCTCGTCGCCGAGCCGGCCGTGCTGCGCGGGCGGCGGTTCGGCAACGCGGTCCTGGTGGCCTCGCACGCGCCGCTCGACACGGCCCGGCTGACCCGCCGGGCGGCCGCCGACGCCTTCCCGGCGCGGGTGGAGCACGGCGAGGCGCTGGCCCGGCTGGTGGGGGACGCGCGGGTGGTGGGCGACGCGGACGCGGTGGCGTCGCCGGAGCCGCCGGGCGGAGCCTTCGGCATCGGCTGA
- a CDS encoding DedA family protein gives MHVQEWLETVPAVSIYILVGVVIGLESLGIPLPGEIVLVSSALLASQHGEIDPYVLGACATAGAIIGDSIGYAIGRKGGRPLLAWLGGKFPRHFSETNIAMAERSFEKWGMWAVFFGRFVALLRIFAGPLAGVLRMPYWKFLVANVFGGILWAGGTTAVVYSVGVVAEAWLKRFSWLGLVLAVAVGLTSMLVLRSRAKKAAARSEAERDAAAAGRPHQDPVPAAVAATAAAD, from the coding sequence TTGCACGTCCAGGAGTGGCTCGAGACCGTCCCCGCGGTCAGCATCTACATCCTGGTGGGTGTGGTGATCGGGCTGGAGAGCCTCGGGATCCCGCTGCCGGGCGAGATCGTCCTCGTCAGTTCGGCGCTGCTCGCGTCCCAGCACGGGGAGATCGACCCGTACGTCCTGGGCGCCTGCGCCACGGCCGGCGCGATCATCGGGGACTCGATCGGGTACGCCATCGGCCGCAAGGGCGGCAGGCCGCTGCTGGCGTGGCTGGGCGGCAAGTTCCCCCGGCACTTCAGCGAGACCAACATCGCGATGGCCGAGCGGTCCTTCGAGAAGTGGGGCATGTGGGCCGTCTTCTTCGGCCGGTTCGTGGCGCTGCTGCGGATCTTCGCCGGGCCGCTGGCCGGCGTGCTGCGCATGCCGTACTGGAAGTTCCTCGTCGCGAACGTCTTCGGCGGCATCCTGTGGGCCGGCGGCACGACCGCGGTCGTCTACTCCGTGGGCGTCGTCGCCGAGGCGTGGCTGAAGCGCTTCTCGTGGCTCGGCCTCGTCCTCGCGGTCGCCGTGGGCCTCACCTCGATGCTCGTCCTGCGCAGCCGCGCGAAGAAGGCCGCCGCCAGGTCCGAGGCCGAGCGCGACGCCGCGGCCGCCGGGCGGCCGCACCAGGACCCCGTCCCCGCCGCGGTCGCGGCCACGGCCGCGGCCGACTGA
- a CDS encoding sugar ABC transporter substrate-binding protein, protein MLPVVPLWRRRRRRRGRRRPAVAAALSLAVALAACGTADQAYLDGGPRPETEFTPRIGLLLPDTHTARWETFDRPLFEAKVLQLCPGCAVEYANAQGGVATQKAQVESMITKGVDVLVLDPVDARALSSSVRKADRAGVPVVSYDRLAEGPVSGYVSFDGRQIGRIQGKALLTAMGPAADGGQIVMVNGDPADPNAAALERGALDVLRGKVRIGKSYDTDRWRPEIAHTDMTGAVAALGAGNIDGVYAANDGLAGGAIASMKANFIRPLPPVTGQDADLSAIRRILVGEQYMTVYKPFGPQAEAAAAMAVALGRGDPLDAVAPHVAGDGTGRRVPAVLLTPVPVTAATIGDTVVRDGMYTVARICTPEYASACAKAGLTV, encoded by the coding sequence GTGCTTCCCGTGGTCCCCCTGTGGCGGCGGCGGCGTCGCCGGCGCGGCCGCCGCCGGCCCGCCGTCGCCGCGGCGCTGTCGCTCGCGGTGGCCCTCGCCGCCTGCGGTACGGCCGACCAGGCGTACCTGGACGGCGGGCCGCGCCCCGAGACGGAGTTCACGCCCAGGATCGGCCTCCTGTTGCCCGACACGCACACCGCGCGGTGGGAGACGTTCGACCGGCCGCTGTTCGAGGCGAAGGTCCTCCAGCTGTGCCCCGGGTGCGCCGTGGAGTACGCCAACGCCCAGGGCGGCGTGGCGACCCAGAAAGCCCAGGTCGAATCGATGATCACCAAGGGGGTCGACGTCCTCGTCCTCGACCCCGTCGACGCCCGCGCCCTCAGCTCCTCGGTACGCAAGGCGGACCGGGCGGGCGTCCCCGTCGTCAGCTACGACCGGCTCGCGGAAGGCCCCGTCTCCGGCTACGTCTCCTTCGACGGCCGCCAGATCGGCAGGATCCAGGGGAAAGCCCTCCTCACCGCCATGGGTCCCGCCGCGGACGGCGGACAGATCGTCATGGTGAACGGCGACCCCGCCGACCCGAACGCGGCCGCGCTGGAGCGCGGCGCACTGGACGTCCTGCGCGGCAAGGTGCGGATCGGCAAGTCGTACGACACGGACCGGTGGCGCCCGGAGATCGCCCACACCGACATGACCGGCGCCGTCGCCGCGCTCGGCGCGGGGAACATCGACGGCGTGTACGCCGCCAACGACGGACTCGCCGGCGGGGCCATCGCCTCGATGAAGGCCAACTTCATCAGGCCGCTCCCGCCGGTGACCGGGCAGGACGCCGACCTCTCCGCCATCCGGCGGATCCTGGTGGGAGAGCAGTACATGACGGTGTACAAGCCGTTCGGGCCGCAGGCCGAGGCCGCCGCCGCGATGGCCGTCGCGCTCGGCCGCGGCGACCCGCTGGACGCCGTCGCCCCGCACGTGGCAGGCGACGGCACCGGGCGGCGCGTACCGGCCGTGCTGCTCACCCCGGTACCCGTCACGGCCGCCACGATCGGGGACACGGTCGTCCGGGACGGCATGTACACCGTCGCCCGGATCTGCACCCCGGAGTACGCCTCGGCGTGCGCGAAGGCCGGACTCACCGTGTAA
- a CDS encoding gamma carbonic anhydrase family protein — translation MTRGPLITAVGGREPEVDGTAFAAPTSVVVGEVTMGPGSSVWYHAVLRADMGPIVLGADSNIQDNCTVHVDPGFPVTVGERVSVGHNAVLHGCTVEDDVLVGMGATVLNGAHIGAGSLIAAQALVPQGMRVPPGSLVAGVPAKVRRQLTDEEREGIRVNAAMYLELARAHREAHAAGA, via the coding sequence ATGACGCGAGGACCGCTGATCACCGCCGTGGGCGGCAGGGAGCCGGAGGTGGACGGCACGGCCTTCGCCGCGCCGACCTCCGTGGTGGTGGGCGAGGTGACGATGGGACCGGGGTCGAGCGTCTGGTACCACGCCGTGCTCCGCGCGGACATGGGTCCGATCGTCCTGGGCGCGGACAGCAACATCCAGGACAACTGCACCGTCCACGTCGACCCGGGCTTTCCGGTGACGGTCGGCGAACGGGTCTCCGTCGGCCACAACGCCGTCCTGCACGGGTGCACCGTCGAGGACGACGTCCTGGTCGGCATGGGCGCGACCGTGCTGAACGGCGCGCACATCGGGGCCGGTTCGCTCATCGCGGCGCAGGCGCTGGTCCCGCAGGGCATGCGGGTCCCGCCCGGCTCGCTCGTCGCGGGCGTCCCCGCGAAGGTGCGGCGGCAGCTGACCGACGAGGAGCGGGAGGGCATCCGGGTGAACGCCGCGATGTACCTGGAGCTGGCGCGGGCGCACCGCGAGGCGCACGCCGCGGGGGCCTGA
- the tuf gene encoding elongation factor Tu yields the protein MSKTAYVRTKPHLNIGTMGHVDHGKTTLTAAITKVLSERGAGAFVPFDRIDRAPEEARRGITINLAHVEYETDTRHYAHVDMPGHADYVKNMVTGAAQLDGAVLVVSAVDGVMPQTAEHVLLARQVGVDHIVVALNKADAGDDELTDLVELEVRELLTAHGYGGDSVPVVRVSGLGALQGDPRWTASIEALLDAVDTYVPTPERYVDAPFLMPIENVLTITGRGTVVTGAVERGTVRVGDRVEVLGADTETVVTGVETFGKPMDRAEAGDNVALLLRGVPRDAVRRGHVVARPGSVVPRRRFTARVYVLSAREGGRTTPVTTGYRPQFYIRTADVVGDVDLGGTGVARPGETVTMTVELGRDVPLEPGLGFAVREGGRTVGAGTVSELL from the coding sequence ATGTCCAAGACGGCGTACGTGCGCACCAAGCCGCACCTCAACATCGGCACCATGGGCCACGTCGACCACGGGAAGACCACCCTCACGGCCGCCATCACCAAGGTCCTCAGCGAGCGCGGGGCCGGCGCCTTCGTCCCGTTCGACCGGATCGACCGCGCGCCGGAGGAGGCCCGACGCGGCATCACCATCAACCTGGCGCACGTCGAGTACGAGACCGACACCCGCCACTACGCGCACGTCGACATGCCCGGCCACGCCGACTACGTCAAGAACATGGTGACCGGCGCGGCCCAACTCGACGGTGCCGTCCTCGTGGTCTCCGCGGTCGACGGCGTCATGCCGCAGACCGCCGAGCACGTCCTGCTCGCTCGCCAGGTCGGCGTCGACCACATCGTCGTCGCCCTCAACAAGGCCGACGCCGGCGACGACGAGCTCACCGACCTCGTCGAGCTGGAGGTGCGCGAACTGCTCACCGCCCACGGGTACGGCGGCGACTCCGTCCCCGTCGTCCGGGTCTCCGGGCTCGGCGCCCTGCAGGGCGACCCGCGGTGGACGGCCTCGATCGAGGCGCTCCTCGACGCCGTCGACACGTACGTGCCGACGCCCGAGCGGTACGTGGACGCGCCGTTCCTCATGCCGATCGAGAACGTCCTCACCATCACCGGGCGGGGCACGGTCGTCACCGGCGCCGTCGAGCGCGGCACCGTGCGCGTCGGCGACCGGGTCGAGGTGCTCGGCGCGGACACCGAGACCGTCGTCACCGGCGTGGAGACCTTCGGCAAGCCGATGGACCGGGCGGAGGCGGGCGACAACGTCGCGCTGCTCCTGCGCGGCGTGCCGCGTGACGCCGTCCGCCGCGGGCACGTCGTGGCCCGGCCCGGCAGCGTCGTGCCGCGGCGGCGGTTCACCGCGCGGGTGTACGTCCTGTCGGCCCGCGAGGGCGGCCGCACCACCCCCGTCACGACCGGGTACCGGCCGCAGTTCTACATCCGCACCGCCGACGTGGTCGGCGACGTCGACCTGGGCGGTACGGGCGTCGCCCGCCCCGGCGAGACGGTCACCATGACCGTCGAGCTCGGGCGGGACGTCCCGCTGGAGCCGGGGCTCGGCTTCGCCGTCCGCGAGGGCGGCCGCACGGTCGGCGCGGGCACCGTGAGCGAACTGCTGTAG
- a CDS encoding undecaprenyl-diphosphate phosphatase yields the protein MNWFESLILGLVQGLTEFLPISSSAHLRLTAAFAGWHDPGAAFTAITQIGTEAAVLIYFREDIGRILSAWFRSLTDRTMRSDHDARMGWLVIVGSIPIGVLGVTLKEHIEGPFRDLRLIATTLIVMGIVLGVADRLAARAQEGGRHRASPGPKTLRDLGVKDGLIFGVCQAMALIPGVSRSGATISGGLLMNYTREAAARYSFLLAIPAVLASGLFELKAVGEGHVAWGPTVFATVVAFGVGYAVIAWFMKFITTRSFMPFVVYRIVLGLALFALIWLGVLTPDAGQPSH from the coding sequence ATGAATTGGTTCGAATCGCTCATCCTCGGACTCGTCCAGGGGCTGACGGAGTTCCTCCCGATCTCCTCCAGCGCCCACCTGCGCCTCACCGCCGCCTTCGCCGGCTGGCACGACCCCGGCGCGGCCTTCACGGCGATCACGCAGATCGGCACGGAGGCGGCGGTGCTGATCTACTTCCGCGAGGACATCGGCCGCATCCTGTCCGCCTGGTTCCGCTCGCTGACGGACCGGACGATGCGCTCGGACCACGACGCGCGCATGGGCTGGCTGGTGATCGTCGGCTCGATCCCCATCGGCGTGCTCGGCGTGACCCTCAAGGAGCACATCGAGGGCCCCTTCCGCGACCTGCGGCTGATCGCCACCACCCTGATCGTCATGGGCATCGTGCTCGGCGTGGCCGACCGGCTGGCGGCGCGGGCGCAGGAGGGCGGCAGGCACCGGGCCTCGCCCGGCCCCAAGACGCTGCGGGACCTGGGCGTGAAGGACGGCCTGATCTTCGGAGTGTGCCAGGCGATGGCACTGATCCCCGGGGTCTCCCGGTCGGGCGCGACCATCAGCGGCGGCCTGCTGATGAACTACACCCGCGAGGCGGCCGCCCGGTACTCCTTCCTCCTCGCCATCCCCGCCGTCCTGGCGTCCGGTCTGTTCGAGCTGAAGGCCGTCGGCGAGGGTCACGTCGCCTGGGGACCGACCGTCTTCGCGACCGTGGTGGCCTTCGGCGTGGGCTACGCCGTCATCGCGTGGTTCATGAAGTTCATCACCACGCGGAGCTTCATGCCGTTCGTGGTCTACCGGATAGTGCTGGGTCTGGCGCTGTTCGCGCTGATCTGGCTGGGTGTGCTGACCCCCGACGCGGGTCAGCCGTCGCACTGA